In Mixophyes fleayi isolate aMixFle1 chromosome 11, aMixFle1.hap1, whole genome shotgun sequence, one DNA window encodes the following:
- the LOC142107824 gene encoding nicotinamide N-methyltransferase-like: protein MDPKPLKSYHLHGMDSRGYLKCYFEENGVFEEEVLVFIMEQLHIALAAANIKGQTLIDISLGSIIHQLYTVSDSFKEITILKLNDTCILELNKWLNTRTGAFSWGHASKVVTQLQGIRDQEQEKEETVKNSIKRIVKCDLKKENLTDPVVLPQADCLLSAWLLDAVCHNQNDYIKNLRKMAKLIKPEGYFILIACLNGTYYTAGKERLNMFTCDESFIRKTLTDERFVILSCKVLERKVESDLTDYKQLMVLTAVKGNV from the exons ATGGATCCCAAACCTCTCAAGTCCTATCACCTGCATGGGATGGATTCCAGGGGCTACCTTAAATGTTATTTTGAGGAAAACGGTGTGTTTGAAGAGGAAGTATTGGTATTTATTATGGAGCAGTTGCACATTGCATTGGCAGCAG CTAATATTAAAGGACAAACTTTGATTGACATCAGTCTTGGATCCATCATTCATCAACTCTATACAGTCTCTGATTCTTTCAAAGAGATTACTATACTAAAATTAAATGACACCTGCATTTTGGAACTCAACAAATGGCTGAACACCCGTACAGGAGCTTTTAGCTGGGGTCATGCATCGAAGGTTGTGACTCAGCTGCAAGGAATCAG GGATCAAgaacaagaaaaagaagaaactgtaaagaattcaattAAACGCATTGTGAAATGTGACCTCAAGAAAGAAAATCTCACAGATCCGGTGGTGTTACCACAAGCCGACTGCCTGCTCTCAGCATGGTTGCTGGATGCGGTTTGTCACAACCAAAATGATTATATCAAAAACCTGAGAAAAATGGCAAAGCTGATTAAACCTGAGGGGTACTTTATTCTAATTGCATGCTTAAATGGCACATATTACACTGCTGGTAAAGAAAGACTAAATATGTTTACCTGTGATGAAAGTTTTATAAGAAAGACCCTCACTGATGAACGATTTGTAATTCTTTCCTGTAAAGTACTTGAAAGAAAAGTAGAGAGCGATCTCACAGATTATAAGCAATTAATGGTCCTTACTGCTGTCAAAGGGAATGTTTAG